A single genomic interval of Stieleria maiorica harbors:
- a CDS encoding N-acetylneuraminate synthase family protein encodes MKSFHHLDRPFVIAEIGGNHEGDFNYAIKLLNDAVEAGADAVKFQTYTPDRIVSKVESPERHRHFGKFALTSDQYVTLAHECHERNVQFMSSLWDLESIEVLDRFISVHKVGSGDLTNYPLLKRLVETRKPLCIATAMSNLGEVQETVDFLDSIDPTLIPEGRLCVMHCVAMYGDSLDEYTNLRAIETMRDALDDRIVMGYSDHTTGNVAVKAAVCMGARVIETHFTDDNSREFRDHHFAHTKESLADFIEFCARREAMLGDGVKRPVHRVETPRRIWEFRRACYFKQDMCAGDVASLDNLTTLRPHEGIDARNYFDLIGKKLVRDIKAFERLRWDDFEGAS; translated from the coding sequence GTGAAATCATTCCATCATCTAGATCGCCCGTTTGTGATCGCCGAAATCGGCGGCAATCACGAAGGTGATTTTAACTATGCGATCAAGCTGCTCAATGACGCAGTCGAAGCTGGTGCCGATGCGGTCAAGTTTCAGACCTACACTCCGGACCGAATTGTCAGCAAGGTCGAATCGCCGGAACGCCACCGGCACTTTGGAAAGTTTGCACTGACCTCTGATCAATACGTGACGTTGGCGCACGAGTGCCACGAGCGGAACGTTCAATTCATGAGTTCCCTTTGGGACCTGGAATCGATCGAAGTGCTGGACCGTTTTATCAGCGTGCACAAGGTGGGATCGGGGGACCTGACCAACTATCCGCTATTAAAGCGATTGGTGGAAACGCGAAAGCCACTCTGCATCGCGACGGCGATGAGCAACTTGGGCGAAGTGCAGGAAACGGTCGACTTCCTCGATTCAATCGATCCCACGCTGATCCCTGAAGGCAGGCTCTGCGTGATGCACTGTGTCGCAATGTACGGCGATTCATTAGACGAATACACCAATCTGCGTGCCATCGAGACGATGCGTGACGCCCTGGATGATCGAATCGTGATGGGATACTCCGACCACACGACGGGAAATGTCGCCGTCAAAGCTGCGGTCTGCATGGGCGCTCGCGTGATCGAAACTCACTTTACCGATGACAACTCTCGCGAGTTTCGAGATCATCATTTCGCCCACACCAAGGAGTCACTCGCCGATTTCATCGAATTTTGTGCGCGCCGTGAAGCGATGCTCGGAGACGGCGTCAAACGCCCCGTTCATCGCGTCGAGACCCCGCGTCGTATTTGGGAGTTTCGCCGAGCCTGCTACTTCAAGCAAGACATGTGTGCCGGTGACGTGGCATCGCTGGACAATTTGACGACTCTGCGGCCTCACGAAGGAATCGATGCCCGGAACTATTTTGATTTGATCGGCAAGAAACTGGTGCGCGACATAAAAGCATTTGAACGGTTGCGGTGGGACGATTTTGAGGGGGCAAGTTAG
- a CDS encoding cytidylyltransferase domain-containing protein, whose protein sequence is MDNTNLITAFIQARMSSSRFPGKVLTPFLGRPLISHVIDAVQTVHLIDQTVVVTSDEPSDDPLVDYLDSIGCDVFRGPLDDVFGRFLAAMKRFPSDWVLRLCADSPLLSPNVLNEVCRHAMPDANWDIVTTRFAPKYPKGQNAELIRADAMKSIDAEHLTDHDREHVTPWFYRHRDQYRIANARGVTIDLAGGDYTVDTPDDLVRLEAMRSSTGNPSQTDEAT, encoded by the coding sequence ATGGACAATACCAATTTGATTACCGCTTTCATCCAGGCTCGCATGTCATCGAGTCGCTTTCCCGGCAAAGTGCTGACGCCGTTTCTCGGACGACCGCTGATCAGTCACGTCATCGATGCGGTCCAGACGGTTCACCTGATCGATCAGACCGTGGTCGTGACCAGCGATGAACCTTCGGACGATCCGCTGGTCGACTACTTGGATTCGATCGGTTGCGATGTCTTTCGCGGTCCATTGGATGACGTGTTCGGGCGTTTCCTGGCGGCGATGAAGCGGTTCCCGTCCGACTGGGTGCTGCGATTGTGCGCCGACAGCCCTCTGCTCAGTCCGAATGTTCTGAACGAAGTTTGCCGACATGCGATGCCCGACGCCAACTGGGATATCGTTACAACTCGTTTTGCCCCGAAGTACCCCAAGGGACAGAATGCGGAATTGATCCGGGCCGATGCGATGAAATCAATCGACGCGGAGCATTTGACCGACCATGACCGCGAGCACGTTACACCGTGGTTCTACCGCCACCGGGACCAATACCGCATCGCCAATGCTCGCGGAGTCACGATCGACCTGGCCGGTGGCGACTATACGGTCGACACGCCAGACGATCTTGTTCGATTGGAAGCGATGCGCTCCAGCACCGGCAATCCCTCCCAAACGGATGAAGCGACGTGA
- a CDS encoding ABC transporter permease — MSSNNVANASAMPQDAERPVERENQTAIDDLTVTVIEPRNGLRLLDLAELLQYRDLFMFLVWRSVKVRYAQSAIGIGWAVIQPVFSMLVFNIVFGKLANMESDGVPYAIFSFTALVPWTYFSNAVNDGTNSLVTGANIISKVYFPRLILPLSAVTAKLIDFAIAMGVLALMMVWFQVVPTWGILASPLLIVMMILTASGLGTWLTALAVQYRDVKHAMSFVVQLLMYAAPVVYPTSLVPERFQYLYALNPMVGVIEGFRAALLGTRDMPWDFIAIGFATSILIAATGLVYFRNRERLFADVA, encoded by the coding sequence ATGTCAAGCAACAACGTAGCAAACGCGTCGGCAATGCCTCAGGACGCTGAACGCCCAGTTGAACGCGAGAATCAAACTGCGATCGATGATTTGACCGTCACAGTCATTGAGCCGCGCAACGGACTGCGGCTGCTTGACCTGGCTGAGCTGTTGCAGTACCGCGACCTGTTCATGTTTCTCGTCTGGCGTTCGGTAAAGGTGCGGTACGCCCAGTCGGCGATCGGGATCGGATGGGCAGTCATCCAACCGGTTTTTTCGATGCTCGTTTTCAATATCGTCTTTGGCAAGCTGGCCAACATGGAATCGGACGGTGTGCCCTATGCGATCTTCAGTTTTACAGCACTGGTCCCCTGGACGTATTTTTCAAACGCAGTCAATGACGGAACCAACAGTCTGGTCACGGGCGCAAACATCATCAGCAAGGTCTACTTTCCCCGGTTGATTCTGCCGCTTTCGGCCGTCACGGCGAAACTGATCGATTTCGCGATCGCGATGGGGGTGCTAGCGTTGATGATGGTATGGTTTCAGGTCGTTCCTACGTGGGGCATCTTAGCATCGCCCCTGCTGATCGTGATGATGATTTTGACGGCGTCCGGCTTGGGGACATGGTTAACCGCACTGGCTGTCCAGTATCGCGACGTTAAACATGCGATGTCGTTTGTCGTGCAGTTGTTGATGTACGCGGCACCGGTCGTCTACCCAACCTCACTGGTTCCTGAACGATTCCAATACCTTTACGCTCTCAACCCGATGGTGGGAGTGATCGAGGGCTTCCGTGCGGCGTTGCTGGGGACTAGAGATATGCCATGGGATTTCATCGCGATCGGATTTGCAACCAGCATCTTGATCGCCGCGACGGGGTTGGTGTATTTCCGAAACCGAGAACGCTTGTTCGCTGACGTCGCGTAA
- a CDS encoding CDP-glycerol glycerophosphotransferase family protein: MNTLLYVTLDKTERIPPETIRNLHDVHVLFLDLSESGIQSELPDSWKRLNSSELFDPDMFRRDFLRFLEEWPKKAIFKQQCFDELFRLRDGYSVWWTSVGAVRTPSNSNVKMLKQLWVLDRALQHTKVERVVLNGRSRELDNAITLRCQRDSILVERNGRTLSTKATSGVVGAKWLAMQLVQLTAVPFKITTLALFVRILTRGHQESRSTRSAPAILLSPNLSRLVKMTDAGVEIPFWDAFLNELKKQFPDVRQKFLLFPKQAKKGHWNMVRWLRDSGAELLDKLDGALPPAERSTGLISWGIALPKQIAALLRFYRIDKSADFRSSFTFANANIYELIIPALGKAVSNMAEWEREVGVLTTTFSRAGNIKAVLLLAEFYRPSMRYIAAAKRLNIPAIGVQHGGIMPMHLVYTVPQGHVGGAPIPSYFAVYGEYVKDIVCKLGAYPEDRVWIAGCPRMDVLVNNVAGRASARAKLDLPTDKKIILLATHTYRTYPWFIQVIKSVFQATADQDDCVVCVKTHPGDVGMLNTYREAAKHSGNASVKFFGDHFETLLIACDFLISGSSTTVLEATLLGRPTICANFSEEPDRFPYVDDGASLPARDDQELRRSIETLLSDQGSDQRKMRREAFVRRHLGPTAEGRGAEAMVQFISPLLSSHVN, translated from the coding sequence ATGAACACACTTCTCTACGTCACACTCGATAAGACGGAACGAATTCCGCCGGAGACTATCCGTAATCTTCACGATGTTCACGTGCTCTTTCTTGACCTATCAGAGAGTGGGATCCAAAGCGAACTCCCGGATAGCTGGAAACGGCTGAATAGCAGCGAACTATTCGACCCAGATATGTTTCGTCGCGACTTTCTTCGGTTTCTTGAAGAATGGCCTAAAAAAGCCATCTTCAAACAACAATGCTTCGACGAGCTATTTCGTTTGCGAGACGGATATTCAGTCTGGTGGACCAGTGTGGGCGCCGTTCGAACACCGAGCAACTCAAATGTCAAGATGCTAAAACAACTTTGGGTTCTCGATCGGGCATTGCAGCATACCAAGGTCGAACGAGTCGTGCTCAATGGTCGCTCACGCGAGCTCGACAATGCGATTACGTTGCGCTGTCAACGCGATTCAATCTTGGTCGAGCGAAATGGCAGAACGCTCAGCACGAAAGCGACGTCCGGGGTTGTCGGAGCCAAGTGGCTGGCAATGCAGCTTGTGCAGCTCACCGCAGTCCCCTTTAAGATCACGACTCTGGCCCTTTTCGTTCGAATTCTGACTCGAGGCCACCAGGAATCTCGGAGTACGCGGTCCGCCCCGGCCATCCTCCTGAGCCCGAATCTTTCACGACTGGTGAAAATGACAGATGCAGGCGTCGAGATCCCGTTTTGGGACGCCTTTCTCAATGAATTAAAAAAGCAGTTTCCGGACGTGAGGCAGAAATTCCTGCTGTTCCCTAAGCAAGCGAAAAAGGGTCACTGGAACATGGTTCGATGGCTGCGAGATTCCGGAGCCGAATTGCTTGATAAACTGGACGGGGCGTTGCCTCCTGCTGAACGCTCTACAGGACTAATCAGCTGGGGCATCGCGTTGCCCAAACAAATCGCTGCCCTCCTGCGGTTTTACCGAATTGATAAGTCGGCTGATTTTCGATCCTCGTTTACCTTCGCGAATGCAAACATCTATGAATTGATCATTCCGGCGTTAGGTAAGGCTGTTTCAAATATGGCTGAATGGGAACGTGAAGTAGGTGTTCTCACAACAACGTTCTCTCGCGCGGGGAACATTAAAGCCGTCTTGCTGTTGGCGGAGTTTTATCGGCCTTCGATGCGATACATTGCCGCGGCAAAACGGTTGAACATCCCTGCCATCGGTGTTCAACACGGAGGGATCATGCCAATGCATCTTGTTTACACAGTTCCTCAAGGCCATGTTGGCGGCGCTCCAATCCCCAGTTACTTCGCGGTGTACGGCGAGTACGTGAAGGACATTGTTTGCAAATTAGGCGCCTATCCAGAAGACAGGGTCTGGATCGCCGGATGCCCCAGAATGGACGTTCTTGTCAACAACGTGGCTGGTCGGGCGAGCGCGCGGGCGAAGCTGGACCTTCCTACGGACAAAAAAATCATACTGCTTGCGACCCACACGTACCGCACCTACCCGTGGTTCATTCAAGTGATCAAATCGGTATTCCAGGCGACGGCCGATCAAGACGACTGCGTCGTTTGTGTGAAAACACATCCCGGAGACGTGGGAATGTTGAATACCTACCGAGAGGCCGCGAAGCATTCCGGCAATGCGTCGGTGAAATTCTTCGGCGACCACTTTGAAACGCTTCTGATCGCCTGCGACTTTCTGATCAGCGGTTCTTCGACAACGGTATTGGAAGCCACGTTACTGGGAAGACCGACGATTTGCGCAAATTTTTCCGAAGAACCAGATCGCTTTCCCTACGTTGATGATGGTGCTTCCTTGCCAGCCAGGGATGATCAAGAACTTCGTCGCTCCATAGAGACGCTACTGAGTGACCAGGGGTCTGACCAGCGAAAAATGCGACGAGAGGCATTTGTCCGCAGGCACCTCGGGCCCACCGCAGAAGGCCGTGGGGCAGAAGCGATGGTGCAATTCATCAGCCCGCTTTTGTCGTCACATGTGAACTGA
- a CDS encoding glycosyltransferase: protein MPVHNGQVYLAEAVDSILRQSFSDFELIVVNDASTDQTASILDGIRDARLVRLTNESQLGVAASLNRGLAESRGRLIARMDADDLSVDSRLQRQVDFMQTHPSVVLCGSEAERIDAQGQHLRDIKRLHHNIEIRWHLLSANPFIHPSVIFRADAVKRVGGYDPNLRCAQDYDLWCRLALEGECANLPERLVRYRLHANAISATKRSEQMRVTRQKSMAHLVDSGVAGCQDQSELFLAFAARSGEPHRIWDYPRPQWNQFPEMVDRFFHCFDDPADDATAACRRCRQTIRRMVLRHVNHVGLNWGAAYQLFRLARRVDPEGMGMRQITSRSLRRALRRLPLRGSHKGNKAASLDEFASRHDPSRMVI from the coding sequence ATGCCGGTCCATAACGGCCAAGTCTATCTGGCCGAGGCGGTCGACAGTATCCTGCGGCAATCGTTTTCGGATTTCGAGCTGATCGTTGTCAATGATGCGTCGACCGATCAAACGGCGTCAATCCTGGACGGGATCCGAGACGCCCGTCTGGTCCGGCTGACCAACGAATCACAACTCGGTGTGGCGGCATCGTTGAACCGAGGACTCGCCGAATCGAGAGGCCGGCTGATCGCCCGCATGGACGCCGACGACCTCTCAGTCGATAGTCGACTTCAACGCCAGGTCGACTTCATGCAGACCCATCCCTCCGTGGTCTTGTGCGGCAGCGAAGCGGAACGGATCGACGCCCAAGGACAGCACCTGCGGGACATCAAGCGTCTGCACCACAACATTGAAATTCGCTGGCACCTGCTGTCAGCCAACCCATTTATTCACCCCAGCGTCATCTTCCGGGCCGACGCGGTAAAACGGGTCGGAGGGTATGACCCGAATCTTCGTTGTGCGCAGGACTACGATCTGTGGTGCCGGCTGGCTTTGGAAGGGGAATGTGCCAATCTTCCGGAACGTTTAGTACGCTATCGATTGCACGCCAATGCGATTTCGGCGACGAAGCGTTCCGAACAAATGCGAGTGACGCGTCAAAAGAGTATGGCGCACTTGGTGGATTCAGGCGTTGCCGGTTGCCAAGATCAGTCAGAACTATTCCTGGCCTTTGCCGCCCGCTCCGGTGAACCCCACAGAATCTGGGACTATCCCAGGCCACAATGGAACCAGTTCCCCGAAATGGTCGATCGTTTTTTCCATTGTTTCGATGATCCGGCGGACGACGCGACAGCGGCGTGCCGCCGCTGTCGCCAAACGATCCGACGAATGGTACTTCGACATGTCAACCACGTCGGACTGAATTGGGGAGCAGCGTATCAGCTCTTTCGACTGGCGCGACGAGTTGATCCGGAAGGAATGGGGATGCGACAGATCACGTCGCGGTCACTGCGAAGAGCGCTTCGACGCTTACCGTTAAGGGGATCCCACAAGGGCAACAAAGCCGCATCATTGGACGAATTCGCCTCCCGACACGATCCATCAAGAATGGTGATTTGA
- a CDS encoding ABC transporter ATP-binding protein: MSTPLITVEGLSKAYRIGLKDEIPDTFMGALTGWLQSPLRNLNRLRRLNTFHKEVATARSAGNRSQQGSMAAPDDGGLSTDIETDIVWALQDISFEINQGEVVGVIGHNGAGKSTLLKVLSRITDPTTGRAVIRGRVSSLLEVGTGFHAELTGRENVYMNGTILGMTKREIDRKFDDIVEFSGVNKFLDTPVKRYSSGMKVRLAFAVAAHLDPEILIIDEVLAVGDAGFQRKCIGKMQDVAQSGRTVLFVSHNAVALRSLCQRGILLQGGRSVMDGPLPEVLDFYLSSLNSVAAQEDLATRTDRGGKGDFRVQAIEIRDEQDVAINTVATGQPTTVAVQISDSVNCPQCALRVYDDKGHFITQFDSRLNSLEDDLPNVSTDVIRCSVPEVLLMPGHYRVDVELFAEGVRQDQVKAACAIEVISGRLHGRPLKDRNNLPSIAHPHRWVYQTPCQKEA, translated from the coding sequence ATGTCAACTCCACTGATCACTGTCGAAGGGCTGTCAAAGGCGTATCGCATTGGGTTAAAAGACGAGATTCCCGATACGTTCATGGGCGCATTGACCGGCTGGCTGCAGTCCCCGCTTCGCAACCTGAATCGTCTCCGTCGTCTCAACACCTTTCACAAAGAGGTCGCCACGGCGCGAAGTGCGGGCAACCGCAGCCAACAAGGGTCGATGGCGGCCCCGGACGATGGCGGATTGTCGACCGACATCGAAACAGACATTGTGTGGGCGTTGCAGGACATCTCGTTTGAGATCAACCAGGGGGAGGTGGTTGGTGTGATCGGGCACAACGGCGCGGGCAAGAGCACGTTGCTCAAGGTGCTTTCCCGCATCACCGATCCGACGACCGGCCGAGCGGTGATTCGGGGGCGCGTCAGCAGCCTGCTCGAGGTCGGAACGGGATTCCATGCGGAACTGACCGGTCGCGAAAATGTTTACATGAACGGAACGATTCTCGGGATGACCAAACGGGAAATCGATCGAAAGTTTGACGACATCGTCGAATTCAGCGGTGTCAATAAGTTTCTTGACACGCCCGTCAAACGCTACTCATCGGGCATGAAGGTGCGGCTGGCATTTGCCGTCGCCGCACACCTTGATCCCGAAATCCTTATCATCGACGAAGTCCTGGCCGTCGGCGATGCAGGGTTTCAACGAAAGTGTATCGGAAAGATGCAGGACGTGGCCCAGAGTGGCCGCACGGTCCTATTCGTCAGTCACAATGCGGTCGCGCTTCGGAGCCTGTGCCAACGCGGAATCTTGCTGCAAGGAGGACGAAGCGTGATGGACGGCCCGCTACCAGAAGTCCTCGATTTCTACCTTTCATCGCTGAACTCCGTCGCCGCCCAGGAAGACCTCGCGACGCGCACCGATCGTGGCGGAAAAGGTGACTTCAGGGTGCAGGCGATCGAAATACGCGACGAACAAGACGTTGCGATCAACACCGTCGCGACCGGTCAACCGACAACCGTTGCCGTCCAGATTTCCGATTCGGTCAACTGTCCCCAGTGCGCCTTGCGTGTTTATGACGACAAGGGACATTTCATCACTCAATTTGACTCTCGCCTCAACTCGCTCGAGGATGACTTGCCAAATGTGTCGACCGATGTGATTCGATGCAGCGTTCCCGAGGTTCTGCTGATGCCCGGGCACTACCGAGTGGATGTAGAACTCTTTGCCGAAGGCGTGCGACAAGATCAGGTCAAAGCGGCGTGTGCGATCGAAGTCATTAGTGGTCGATTGCATGGGCGTCCGCTCAAGGATCGCAACAACCTTCCATCCATTGCCCATCCACATCGTTGGGTCTACCAGACTCCGTGTCAAAAAGAAGCATAG
- a CDS encoding glycosyltransferase family A protein, whose translation MIPAYNRAHLIGEALDSVACQTRVPDEVIVVDDGSTDDTVQVVQRWADRNSFPIKIIQQSNGGAASARNTAIRQTDADLIAPLDSDDVWVPDHVQILLQAFHNHPNLVVSAGNTKRLDDLPQFKREAYGEELFKKFEYDCDDAGLRIIRGSAFKSLLKGAYIQTSSCIFQRAAAVEVGLFDESLRSYEDQLFFLRLSRLGTFGLYMAPVTLLRKHDDNTTHRRHIASHIVCAIDALTIALGDADKMKLSDDEVAAVRGELTRRTGRAMERASRYGIRPYWTVCRELTRRGLVASLIRPKPLLRALIHPKGDTDKLQQISN comes from the coding sequence GTGATCCCCGCCTACAACCGCGCCCATCTGATTGGTGAAGCGTTGGACAGCGTGGCATGCCAAACCAGGGTTCCCGATGAAGTGATTGTCGTCGACGACGGTTCAACGGATGACACCGTTCAGGTGGTTCAACGATGGGCAGACCGGAACTCGTTTCCGATCAAGATCATCCAGCAATCCAACGGCGGCGCCGCGTCGGCACGCAATACGGCGATCCGCCAGACCGACGCAGACCTGATCGCCCCGTTGGATTCCGATGACGTATGGGTCCCGGATCACGTTCAGATTCTGCTGCAAGCGTTTCACAATCATCCCAATCTCGTTGTCAGCGCCGGCAACACGAAACGTCTGGACGATCTGCCCCAATTTAAACGAGAGGCTTACGGAGAAGAACTATTTAAGAAATTCGAGTATGATTGCGATGATGCTGGCCTGCGGATTATTCGAGGGTCCGCATTCAAGAGCCTTTTGAAGGGTGCCTATATTCAGACTTCTAGCTGTATATTCCAAAGGGCGGCAGCGGTCGAAGTTGGATTGTTTGACGAATCACTCCGCTCATACGAAGATCAGCTGTTCTTCCTTCGCTTATCGCGTCTTGGGACCTTCGGTCTTTACATGGCACCGGTCACACTGCTCCGCAAACACGACGACAACACGACTCACCGACGCCATATTGCCAGCCATATCGTTTGTGCGATCGATGCACTCACGATAGCGCTGGGAGATGCAGACAAAATGAAGCTGAGCGACGACGAGGTGGCGGCGGTGCGCGGTGAACTCACCAGGAGAACCGGCCGCGCGATGGAGAGGGCGTCGCGATATGGCATTCGCCCCTACTGGACCGTTTGCCGTGAACTGACGCGCCGTGGGCTTGTCGCCTCACTCATTCGCCCCAAGCCATTGCTGAGAGCATTGATCCACCCCAAAGGCGACACCGATAAGCTGCAACAGATTTCCAATTAG
- a CDS encoding sulfotransferase family protein encodes MNKLFTLGLSHTGTRSLDRSLWLLGIRSIHWPTDKQTFKEVSSGNYRLSILEQYQSITDINTIPIYPQLDKEYPGSKFILTMRDKDAWLRSMSHVNRVDWQRYLNKSRFQVFAMTLQDELRRTGFRKALKRAWRRTRDDEAIRFIRKSTYGVLAFEDEEKLAEVYDQHHRNVLKYFENRPDDLLVINIFEGDGWEKLCPFLGKQIPDVEFPHVKSKK; translated from the coding sequence ATGAACAAACTCTTCACTCTAGGCCTGAGCCACACAGGGACCCGAAGCCTTGATCGATCGCTTTGGCTTTTAGGGATTCGATCGATCCATTGGCCCACCGACAAGCAGACGTTCAAAGAGGTGTCCAGCGGGAATTACCGGTTGAGTATTCTCGAGCAATATCAGTCGATTACAGACATCAACACTATTCCGATTTACCCTCAACTGGACAAGGAATACCCAGGCAGCAAATTCATTTTAACCATGCGTGACAAGGACGCATGGCTTAGAAGCATGAGTCATGTGAATCGGGTGGATTGGCAGAGGTATCTGAATAAGAGTCGTTTCCAGGTCTTCGCCATGACGCTTCAGGACGAATTGCGTAGAACTGGATTCCGGAAGGCCCTGAAAAGGGCATGGCGTCGAACACGAGATGACGAGGCGATACGGTTTATTCGCAAATCTACTTATGGCGTCTTGGCATTCGAAGACGAGGAAAAACTAGCAGAAGTCTACGATCAGCATCATCGCAACGTTCTGAAATATTTTGAGAACCGGCCGGATGACCTTCTGGTGATCAACATCTTCGAAGGTGATGGCTGGGAAAAGTTGTGTCCTTTTCTCGGCAAGCAGATTCCGGATGTGGAATTCCCGCATGTGAAGAGCAAGAAGTAG
- a CDS encoding class I SAM-dependent methyltransferase → MSNELQATKSASTLRKNATAYQKIVMPDGSVTGGRFDRSITSQVIFPDDMTGLSYLDIGTMEGFFPFEALRRGASRVVGLDMNANYVHNANVLAQKQGLPGEFHQLDIDFETPTGQFDYVSCLNVLHHLIDPLEVIQKLISVTKKRLILEVAGLGYHERKKLKIPWVAGKLIEKMPLIYVRKKALTGNRQKFFISAPAMKNYLLGHRFVFSDVEIIPSPFKGRYIAIGHRRNVRRLVIVAGPTAAGKSTLIDRMSKGQASDVAEHLNLSDPSTWSTQEVEDLSKSTVADYGDIVVPFDFLSRLKWNITDYRKLQLMDLIRCAEEVQVLTVGATPELLREQFESSKIQSYVKKHGKQPNKGPLVELRDSYRDPEAVRNFYQHWFDFVSTGGWKHSVIANQDQPALSDPMQWIQSVDWQG, encoded by the coding sequence ATGTCAAATGAATTGCAAGCGACAAAATCTGCGTCGACTCTAAGAAAGAACGCCACGGCTTATCAAAAGATCGTGATGCCGGACGGTTCGGTGACCGGAGGCCGATTCGATCGCTCCATCACTTCCCAGGTGATTTTCCCGGACGATATGACCGGTCTCTCCTATCTGGATATCGGAACGATGGAGGGTTTCTTTCCGTTCGAAGCCTTGCGCCGCGGCGCCAGCCGAGTGGTTGGATTGGATATGAATGCCAACTACGTGCACAACGCGAACGTTCTGGCGCAGAAACAGGGACTGCCCGGTGAGTTCCATCAACTGGACATCGATTTCGAAACTCCGACGGGCCAGTTCGACTACGTTTCCTGCCTCAACGTGCTGCACCATTTGATCGACCCGCTGGAGGTGATCCAGAAGCTGATCTCGGTCACCAAGAAAAGGCTGATCTTGGAAGTCGCGGGGCTAGGATACCACGAGCGCAAGAAGCTGAAGATCCCCTGGGTGGCAGGCAAGTTGATCGAAAAGATGCCGCTGATCTATGTTCGGAAAAAGGCGTTGACCGGCAACCGGCAAAAGTTTTTCATCTCCGCGCCGGCGATGAAGAACTATTTGCTTGGGCACCGTTTTGTCTTTTCCGACGTGGAGATCATTCCGTCACCCTTCAAGGGGCGGTACATCGCGATCGGGCACCGCCGGAACGTACGTCGGCTGGTCATCGTTGCGGGCCCGACCGCCGCGGGAAAGTCCACGCTGATCGACCGGATGTCCAAGGGGCAAGCGTCTGACGTCGCCGAACACCTGAATTTGTCAGATCCGTCGACCTGGAGCACGCAGGAGGTCGAAGACCTTTCTAAGTCCACCGTTGCCGATTACGGTGATATCGTGGTCCCGTTCGATTTCTTGTCGCGACTGAAGTGGAACATCACCGACTATCGAAAACTGCAATTGATGGATCTGATTCGTTGTGCCGAAGAGGTTCAAGTTCTCACGGTTGGGGCGACGCCTGAGCTGCTTCGAGAACAATTCGAATCGAGTAAAATCCAGTCTTACGTCAAGAAGCACGGCAAACAGCCTAACAAAGGGCCACTGGTGGAGTTGAGAGACAGCTACCGCGACCCAGAAGCCGTGCGCAACTTCTATCAACACTGGTTCGATTTCGTTTCGACAGGCGGCTGGAAACACAGCGTGATTGCGAATCAGGATCAGCCAGCGTTGTCGGACCCAATGCAATGGATCCAATCGGTGGATTGGCAAGGCTGA